The following is a genomic window from Candidatus Zixiibacteriota bacterium.
ACCAATCGTAGAGGCGGACGAGTCCCGCCAGCCAGGGTCCGCCGCCCGTCTCATCCCGTTCGTTCAATCTGCTCGCCGTCCGACCACCGGCCCGTATGATATAGTTGATCTGATAGTAATTGAAATACGAGCATTGCAGAAACAGGGAGAGCCATGCCGCCGCCGACCACGCAGCGATCCCGATCGTGCTTTCGCCGGCGCGAATCGCATGGATGGCGACGCCCGCGATCATCGCCGTAAAGGCCACGCCATCGCCAATCGTGTCGAGAAACCGCCCCAGCCGGTGCCCGGTGCCGGTCAACCGGGCCAGCGCGCCATCACAGGCGTCGAACAGGTCCTTGCCATGCACGAGCACGGCCGCCGCCAACAGCAAGAGGTACGAATCGGTGATGGCAATGACCAGCCCCGCCGCCAGACCACACACGATGGAGGCGGCGGTGACGACCTCATGCCGGACGCGAAACGCATACAAGAGCCGTACGACGAGTCGATAATAGAAGATCCAAAGGACACTGATATTCAAGTACTGCGACGACGGCGGGAGCTTGTCCATCGCTCGCGGATCGACCTCGCGCCACCGCCGCCGCCATCCCGATGGCACCGCTGGAACAGCCCCCGGACGGATGGTCGCCATGTACGCCGTCATTGCCGCGCCACCGTCAGTCCGCCGTCGACGACCAGCGTCGCCCCCGTGATCCACGACGCCTCCTGCGAGGCCAGGAATGCCACGACGGCCGCGATGTCTTCCGGCCCTCCGATCCGCTTCAGCGGATGTCGTGCCGCCATTGCGGCCAGCCATTCTCGTACCTGCTCCTTCGGTCGTCCGCGGCGGTACTGCATCGGCGTATTGACGATCCCCGGACAGACGCAATTGACTCGGATGTGCGGTCCCCATTCCGCCGCCAGCGTTTCCGTCAGGGCAATGACACCGGCCTTCGCGGCCGAATAGGCCAGTGTCTTCGCCACCGGTGTCAGGCCGAGTGTCGAAGAGATGTTGATGACCGATCCGCCATGCTCACTGGCACGAAGCACAGGAGCCAGCCGCCGCGTCAGATCAAACAACCCGACCAGGTTGTTGTCCAGCATGCGCTGAAAGTCATCCCACTCCAGACGATCAGCCGCTCCCAGATCGCCGATCCCGGCGCTGTTCACGAGAATATCCAGGTGATTGTAGTGCGCCTGCACCTCATCGGCGACCTTCTCGTTGTCGCGCGGTTGTGACAGATCTCCCGGCAGAGTCGCGAACGGTCCGGGCAAGAGCGTTGACGTCTCGGTGAGCTTGGATGCCGTGCGTCCATGCAAGAGAATCGTGGCGCCTTCTTGAGACAGGCGCACGGCGCAGGCCCGGCCGATCCCCGACCCGGCCCCAGTGACCATGGCCACCCGTCCGCCAAACTGCGTCATCATGATCGGATCTTCTCCCTGTCAAGCCCTCGTCGGGATACTCCGCTCCCCAGGCGCCGCCACAGCAAACCTGACCCGATGGTAAACCCCACCATAATCCCGGACAAGTCCGCCAGCCAGTCGAACACGTCGGCCTCACGTCCGGGGACCCAGGCCTGATGGTAT
Proteins encoded in this region:
- a CDS encoding CDP-alcohol phosphatidyltransferase family protein — translated: MATIRPGAVPAVPSGWRRRWREVDPRAMDKLPPSSQYLNISVLWIFYYRLVVRLLYAFRVRHEVVTAASIVCGLAAGLVIAITDSYLLLLAAAVLVHGKDLFDACDGALARLTGTGHRLGRFLDTIGDGVAFTAMIAGVAIHAIRAGESTIGIAAWSAAAWLSLFLQCSYFNYYQINYIIRAGGRTASRLNERDETGGGPWLAGLVRLYDWWFGWQDRLMTWWDTRARQWARRRDGSLADRDGWFVDRRLLTLNSALCFGTHAFVLIVCLAANRPTWFLPVVAVGMNAYGMGAVIARQVVFRHGRAD
- a CDS encoding SDR family oxidoreductase, with the translated sequence MMTQFGGRVAMVTGAGSGIGRACAVRLSQEGATILLHGRTASKLTETSTLLPGPFATLPGDLSQPRDNEKVADEVQAHYNHLDILVNSAGIGDLGAADRLEWDDFQRMLDNNLVGLFDLTRRLAPVLRASEHGGSVINISSTLGLTPVAKTLAYSAAKAGVIALTETLAAEWGPHIRVNCVCPGIVNTPMQYRRGRPKEQVREWLAAMAARHPLKRIGGPEDIAAVVAFLASQEASWITGATLVVDGGLTVARQ